From Cannabis sativa cultivar Pink pepper isolate KNU-18-1 chromosome 8, ASM2916894v1, whole genome shotgun sequence, a single genomic window includes:
- the LOC115701536 gene encoding universal stress protein PHOS32 isoform X2: MGRRSGPKLPSFCLSRIRPLVRVRSPPIQQKFQEKSLKAAAQKHDDQGSDGIAGDDQKTTENEMKPSLGIGRKIMVVVDSSFEAKGALQWALSHSIPNQDKLVLLHVIKPVSRKGTGTGEQLSEEKAPKAFELVQALKNMCQSKKTEVEIDVTVIEGKEKGPMILEEAKKQSVDMLVLGQKKRSTTWRLLMMWSAGNSGRGGVGGGVVEYCIQNATCMALAVRRKNRRVGGYLITTKRHKDFWLLA; the protein is encoded by the exons ATGGGTAGAAGATCAGGTCCAAAGTTGCCGAGCTTCTGCCTCAGCAGGATTAGGCCTCTGGTTCGAGTTCGATCTCCACCTATTCAACAAAAGTTTCAAGAGAAGTCTCTTAAAGCGGCTGCTCAAAAACATGATGATCAAGGCTCTGATGGCATTGCTGGGGATGATCAAAAAACCACAGAAAATGAAATGAAACCCAGTTTGGGAATTGGAAGGAAGATCATGGTTGTGGTCGATTCTAGCTTCGAAGCTAAAGGAGCTCTTCAATGGGCTCTCTCTCATTCTATTCCCAACCAGGATAAGCTAGTTCTCCTCCATGTTATCAAACCGGTATCTAGAAAAG GAACAGGAACAGGGGAGCAATTGAGCGAGGAGAAAGCTCCGAAGGCTTTTGAACTTGTTCAAGCTCTTAAGAATATGTGTCAATCAAAGAAGACCGAG GTGGAAATTGATGTTACTGTGATAGAGGGCAAAGAAAAGGGCCCAATGATATTGGAAGAAGCAAAAAAGCAAAGCGTTGATAtgttggttttgggccaaaagAAGAGGTCGACGACATGGCGACTTCTGATGATGTGGTCAGCTGGGAACAGTGGCCGAGGCGGCGTGGGGGGCGGTGTTGTGGAGTATTGCATTCAGAATGCCACTTGCATGGCCTTAGCCGTGAGGAGAAAAAACAGACGTGTAGGAGGCTACTTGATCACCACAAAACGACACAAAGACTTTTGGCTCTTGGCTTag
- the LOC115701536 gene encoding universal stress protein PHOS32 isoform X1, whose amino-acid sequence MGRRSGPKLPSFCLSRIRPLVRVRSPPIQQKFQEKSLKAAAQKHDDQGSDGIAGDDQKTTENEMKPSLGIGRKIMVVVDSSFEAKGALQWALSHSIPNQDKLVLLHVIKPVSRKAGTGTGEQLSEEKAPKAFELVQALKNMCQSKKTEVEIDVTVIEGKEKGPMILEEAKKQSVDMLVLGQKKRSTTWRLLMMWSAGNSGRGGVGGGVVEYCIQNATCMALAVRRKNRRVGGYLITTKRHKDFWLLA is encoded by the exons ATGGGTAGAAGATCAGGTCCAAAGTTGCCGAGCTTCTGCCTCAGCAGGATTAGGCCTCTGGTTCGAGTTCGATCTCCACCTATTCAACAAAAGTTTCAAGAGAAGTCTCTTAAAGCGGCTGCTCAAAAACATGATGATCAAGGCTCTGATGGCATTGCTGGGGATGATCAAAAAACCACAGAAAATGAAATGAAACCCAGTTTGGGAATTGGAAGGAAGATCATGGTTGTGGTCGATTCTAGCTTCGAAGCTAAAGGAGCTCTTCAATGGGCTCTCTCTCATTCTATTCCCAACCAGGATAAGCTAGTTCTCCTCCATGTTATCAAACCGGTATCTAGAAAAG caGGAACAGGAACAGGGGAGCAATTGAGCGAGGAGAAAGCTCCGAAGGCTTTTGAACTTGTTCAAGCTCTTAAGAATATGTGTCAATCAAAGAAGACCGAG GTGGAAATTGATGTTACTGTGATAGAGGGCAAAGAAAAGGGCCCAATGATATTGGAAGAAGCAAAAAAGCAAAGCGTTGATAtgttggttttgggccaaaagAAGAGGTCGACGACATGGCGACTTCTGATGATGTGGTCAGCTGGGAACAGTGGCCGAGGCGGCGTGGGGGGCGGTGTTGTGGAGTATTGCATTCAGAATGCCACTTGCATGGCCTTAGCCGTGAGGAGAAAAAACAGACGTGTAGGAGGCTACTTGATCACCACAAAACGACACAAAGACTTTTGGCTCTTGGCTTag